In Theileria annulata chromosome 3, complete sequence, *** SEQUENCING IN PROGRESS ***, the sequence taataatttcgtaaaagaatatatttttatctgGTAATAGatgatttttattttttatattttattttttaatccTTTAAACAATAACTAGTATAGTTTAAAATGTCGAATTTCAAATGTATTTTAACTTGTATAAATGTGGATTCTTTGTATATTTCATCACTAAATTCATGATATATTCAAGAAGGGATTCTTTTCCTAATTATCTTTGTGCGTCATTAAGTATAACTCAAAATACACAAGGATTTAGTGAAAATAAACATTATggattatattttttaaaaaatggtTGTAAATTAGGCAGTAAATTCAATAACAATGAGCCTTGTGTAGCAACTCACTACACATTTATCGCAccaatcaaattaattcaGCCTTCTAAGAGAAATGCATGGAGGCGCTTGGCAAAAGAGTTCAATTTCGATGAAAGAGCAGCAAGAAGAGCAAGATACAGAATGATGGTAAACCAAAATATCGCAAAAAAGAAAATGGCAAAAAGAACAATGAGGAAAATAGTTGAAGCAGTAACGAAAGAAACAAGCGAAGAACACAAAAGTAAGCAGATCCAGAAGTTCATTTCAGATATACAGTATGTGTCGAAGAGGAAAAAACTTCCAAGTCCACCAGGTATATACTCTCCGTCCTACGACGCACTACTCTACATTAAGGGTATTCCGTTCAAAGCAACAGAAAAGGACGTATTTGACTGGCTAAAGAATTATGATGTTGTATCAGTAGTATTCATCAAAAATGAAAACGGATTCTTCACTGGAGATGCATACGTAAGGTGTGTAAACATAGGAGTTAGAGATAAGGTGGCAAAGGAGAtggaaaataaaacaatagGAGGAAGATATATTCAAGTTTTTAGAGTTAGTGAGAATGCATACCTAGAGTACTATCACTCAGGGTACAGAAAGGAACCAAAGGAAAGAAACTTCATAGACCCATCAGTCCTGGTAATAACAGATAAACAATATACGAAATTGCTTGAAAGTGAAGATAAAGATACTTGTGAAGCAGAAGATGGCACAACCCAATACAAAtcatttgtaaataatCTTAAAAATGAAGTCGACgtaaagaatttaaaaacaGGAATGAGACTAGTTGGTACTGTTACTGAATTGTACAGAAATGGAGTAATGTTAGACTGTAACATATTTGAAACAAGAAATGGAGTTAAGGAAAAGGTTTTCTGTGTGTTAAAGAAAAATAGAATAGCCAAAAATATTGGCTTGCAGAACCAACAGTACGAGTGGCTCAGGATGAAGGATCTAGTTCTATACCCAGGGATTagattaaatttgtatgtGGAGAAAATAAGAAGTACTACCTCCAAGAATACATTTGATAAGGATTTGTGGACTGAACATTTTGATGAATCTTTGATAGATACGTATTTTAATACTGATTCCACGAACAAGACTGACACAGTTTCTAATGACATGAATTCCAGTTTAGAAAATGAACAAGAAGTTACTAGTGTTAAACCCAATGAAAATTATCCAAAGGAACAAAGTAAAGATAAAAGAGCACTAGTATATTTAACAATGGACTCAAGTGTAAGTGAAGATAAAGTGTTGTGGTGGGAAAAGAAAATCTTAAATTCAGTATCCAAGTCTTACGAAAAGGTCGACTTTAAGAGTCCAGTCGTAAAGAGTTATATAGATTATAGCGTAAATAAGGAGAGGGTTATGTCGAAAAAAGTTaaagtaaataatatatatgaaGGAAAGTCGGTAGTACATGGAAATATACCCGATCAATTCACTCTGGATAAGTCAAAAGCCACAAATGATCAAgtagaaataaaattttctcaTGAAACTAATGATAATAGCCAAGTAAATGAAACAAAAGGTTCTTATTCAGGTGAAGATATTAGTAATAGAGCACTTCCAGATGATGTTCCTATTGGTAACTTGATATTTGGGAATTCAGAAATTGACTTAAATGAAGGACgagataataatatattcatattgGGAAAAGAAGATAAAAAGGCGGCTGAGGTTGAATATATCGACTCAAACTATAAAAAATTGGcaaatatattctttaaaaaCACAACAGTGGAAAAAGATATTCAACTCCACGACTTTGACCCTGAAGAGGAACTGGATATGGGTGGTGAGTCATATCTAAGTGACTCAgaaattatgaattttgATGATAGATCTGCAGATTTTAATTGGATAATGGAGAATGATAACCGAAAGGATTTGGAAAAGTTCCCAAGGTTAACGTT encodes:
- a CDS encoding RNA-binding protein, putative (Contains a putative signal peptide; shows match (9.6e-09) to Pfam rrm domain), which translates into the protein MYFNLYKCGFFVYFITKFMIYSRRDSFPNYLCASLSITQNTQGFSENKHYGLYFLKNGCKLGSKFNNNEPCVATHYTFIAPIKLIQPSKRNAWRRLAKEFNFDERAARRARYRMMVNQNIAKKKMAKRTMRKIVEAVTKETSEEHKSKQIQKFISDIQYVSKRKKLPSPPGIYSPSYDALLYIKGIPFKATEKDVFDWLKNYDVVSVVFIKNENGFFTGDAYVRCVNIGVRDKVAKEMENKTIGGRYIQVFRVSENAYLEYYHSGYRKEPKERNFIDPSVLVITDKQYTKLLESEDKDTCEAEDGTTQYKSFVNNLKNEVDVKNLKTGMRLVGTVTELYRNGVMLDCNIFETRNGVKEKVFCVLKKNRIAKNIGLQNQQYEWLRMKDLVLYPGIRLNLYVEKIRSTTSKNTFDKDLWTEHFDESLIDTYFNTDSTNKTDTVSNDMNSSLENEQEVTSVKPNENYPKEQSKDKRALVYLTMDSSVSEDKVLWWEKKILNSVSKSYEKVDFKSPVVKSYIDYSVNKERVMSKKVKVNNIYEGKSVVHGNIPDQFTLDKSKATNDQVEIKFSHETNDNSQVNETKGSYSGEDISNRALPDDVPIGNLIFGNSEIDLNEGRDNNIFILGKEDKKAAEVEYIDSNYKKLANIFFKNTTVEKDIQLHDFDPEEELDMGGESYLSDSEIMNFDDRSADFNWIMENDNRKDLEKFPRLTLYDGAIKVPPNDLILRVSEVPKLSNEQIEDILELLGKETTDSYERNKERLIEVIKNEGLPTDLLPQTLIQKGLYRVKQSKEYMKKIVNITKDLTGRKFSMQDLDKATTEELQMLVEEALYKFLRWNPPFDIKKQFISNYHNVLDETITLPNISEVVPSPGFMKSSEGEVDGELDVQESLVDQNDENTKRIEKMWNDMKWMIVIYIYGDQSDLKEIVKQLEKDKTYQENQNLKHTPMEVESLIFQSNEK